DNA sequence from the Nicotiana tomentosiformis chromosome 3, ASM39032v3, whole genome shotgun sequence genome:
attatgggtaacgatttcctccgaaaattttcggaatccgagcacgtgggcccggggtgaattttaggaattttaccattttgggttgggtaattaatttaatagtctaatttcgaattattgagcatgtattaattactttgtataacatttggatagtttcggatttttcggcatcgaattgagactttaacacgacattgtgatcgggaagtaTACTTTGAGACAAggcaagtctcttgtctaaccttgtaagagggaatttaccccataggtgatttaaattaatgattgttactaattgtgggggctacgtacgcataaggtgacgaaagtccgtgcgtaactactaattttattatgtccgggtagtttaggactcaaatcatgaattacttgtaataattgcatactttatttaattaaagtactggaattatatttgaagttgttagagaaaatagtaaaagattgaaatttcacatacttggatttttgtgcaaattacttgactgttaatggaaattgtacatccttatatgTTGGTTtcataataacttctcattccggaggttcataagaaaatgacctcatttcttgtggagcgggccgaacgcctcagtagtatagatgcatctatggatcttgccgcacatccctcggcagtgtacacgacactctggataaggccgtacgacctcgacagaaatcgtgcttgataataataattacacgatacctcgTCAttctattgcagcttgtgaagctcattgataaattgaaaatttttgaatttgaaagaattaattaactcttcttgttaaggaaattattgttgttcatatAAATCATGTCTATTTGAATATTCCTATTtttatattattgacccttagtgagtgtgaaagtcgacctctcgtcactactttttcgagattagacttgatacctACTGGgaacacattgtttacgtactcatgctacacttgctgcactttttgtgcaaaaTCTGAGATAGGAGTTTTAGGGGGTCCTACCGGAGTGCATCCACGTTAccctgaggcatagtggtgagctgcctttctgagttgTTCTGCAGCGACTAgtgcctctccttgtattttgtattctgtctatttttatttcagacagtatttagaatttttgtataatctactagatgctcatatacttgtgacaccaggtcttggcacacacactagtagagttgttgatttaattattttcttggtttttatttaatcagaaccggttatattttcttaaatcttACAAgaaagaagagtttaattactcgggaatttattaaaatataaaatatatgtttaattcactagttggttTGCCTAACTgtgatgttgggtgccatcatgacctataggtgaaattgggtcgtgacaacattgaGGCGATGTtagttattgttgaaacatctatcttAGTGAGCATTTTTCATCCACTGTTGTTGTTAATATTCTTGTATACGTTGTGGTGGAgtcatgggctattgttgtggaaacattgatattgttgttgttggcaagttgtgatatatggtcACTTGTGGTGTAAattattattgtgatatgatattgacgcgcatgcagcaatataaggcttggggttgatgtgcatgtggcgatataaggtgggacttatgtgcgtgttgcttgtagaggaactacgtgaagccacatgGCATCATAAGGTGGGGTAAAGtatgtgtagctatttcgggaaaacccttttcaaaatattttttcaaatgtaaggctcacatggtggtataagaaaagattgtgattgaagtTGAGAAATATAAATACGAGGCGATATCtaggttgtgattcttgattatactaggcggtacctcgattttgatttcattatacacaAGGCGGTATGTCGATGTGATTCTTGCTgtttatttcatgttgcaaagtgtTTTGGTGGGGAATATATCTTTTTGTTTCATTCTTTATTGTTCTACAGTTGTTGTTCGTACATGATCATTGTAGCCCATTTAGTTAGTTCTTTTATGCTATTCCTATTGTTGATTTCTGGTACTAGTTCATGCTATTATCTTGTTTCGTATCAGTTGTTTCTTCTCTTTCCATTACATATATGTATTATATGTTCATATTGTCtattttatatcctagtaggtatcTTCACCTAAACTCatctctactctactgaggttaggctcgatacttattgggtactattATGGTGTATTTATACTACTCTTTTGCACATTTGTTTTATGCAGATCCAAGTACGTATACCTGTGTCGGACACTAGAGTTGATAGATTTGCAGCTTGGGAGATGAGGAATACCTGCTCCACGTTCGCaagccttggagtcaccttcccttTTTATTCTGTTTACTGTTGTAGTTCTTTCAGATATTGTTGTAGCAGTTATCCTAGTTTTTACTCTATTGAGCTTATGGCTCAGTTCCATCGGTTTTGGGGTATATATTGTGAGATTCTATCTTTGTAAGGTTTTTATCAGTTGTTATTATTCAGTTGTTTTCAGTAACTTGTTAATTATATATGTTCAGttattattaattgttaagcttacctagtcgtagagacttggtgtcatcacgacatcctatggagggaaaattggggtcatgacaagttggtatcagaactctaggttcataggtattacgcGTCATAAGCAgatttagtaaagtcttgcaaatcagtacggagacgtctatacgtatcttcgagaggctatggaactgttaggaaaacttcacttctttgattctttatctTGCAAATTGGTTGATTTCGAaaactaaatctttgactttctattctctcacagatggtgagtacacGCACCGATGGATCTGACGATTAGACACCCgcgcccctactagagccgcaagaggccagggTCGGGGATGAGGCCAAGGAGAGGAACGTAGTGCAGCCACATCACCTacccgagctgcgacagaggataCACTAGTAGCCCCAATCAGGGGACAGGCACCCGAGGTGCCTATTGATATcccagcacttcaggagaccctcgcacagttcctgagcatgttcggtaccttAGCTGACATGaggttgatcccacttgcaccAGCTCAAGTTAGAGGGAGAAGCACAAACTCCTACGACCCGTACCCCAAAGCAGCgagtccaggttgatcaggtcctagaggttataccGGTATAGCCTATTACTCTAGTTCAGGCCGTGGTTAGGGCATCAGCATTTGAGAAGGATCATCTTAGACTCGAGAGgatcaagaagtaccacccttctACTTTCAATGGTTTGGCTTCAGCGGATGCACGTGGCTATCTTGAGGAGTACCACCAtatcctctgtactatgggtattgtgaagacgagtggggttgcttttactacattccagatAATGGGGGCGGAATAtaagtggtggcgggcatacgaggtgggtagcccagccgaggtAGCTTCACTTATATGGGATCGGTTTTTAGAGTTTTTCTTGAGAGAGTTTATTTCTCAGACCCTTCGGGATATATGgcgcatggagtttgagcagctgcgccagggtactatgacagtgtcagagtatgttgtccgattcaatgatttgtccagccatgcacctgccttggtttctactatcagagagcgagtccatcgATTTATCGCGGGGCTCATCTATGGTATTAGCTtctgcatggctcgagagttggaggcAGATACCCCATATCAACAGGTGGTATATATTTCTTGGGGGTTGGAGGTATGCGGGGTCGTGAGAAAGATcaaagggaggccaagaggcctcctGGTACAGGATGATTTAGTGGTGGTCACGCTGCAACTATAGCCCATCATGGCAGAGGCTATGTGAGTTGTCTAGTTCATTCGGCACTTCCTGCCTCTAGTGGTGCTCCGGTTGTTCCGAGATCTCAGGTTGCACAatttgctcagccactttctagtgcacctcctacatgaggtgccttcagcggtcagtccagttgACCAGGCTCAAGCTAGATTCTATGATTTTTCGGGTAGGACAAAGGTTGTTTCTTCAGActcagtcattacaggtatggttccggttttccatagagatgcatccgTCTTTTTTGATCcgagatccacttattcatatgtgtcatcttactttgctccgtatttggatgcatctcgtgattctttgagctctcctatttatgtgtccacgcctgtgggagattctattattgtagaccgtgtgtatcggtcgtctTTAGTTGCTATTGTTGGTTTTGAAACCAAAGTTGATatattgttacttagtatggtagactttgatgttatcttgggcatggactggttgtcgccctatcatgctattctagattttcACGCCACGACCCTGACACTGGGCATGCCAGTTTTACCACAGTTAGAGCGGAGGGGTGCATtagattattttcctaatatggttgtatcatttctaaaggctcaacggatggttgagaaggggtgtgatgcttatctagcctatgttagGGATactagtgttgatactcctaccgttgagtcagttctagtagtgagagactttccagataTATTTATAgtagatctttcgggcatgccgcccgacaaggatatcgattttggtattgacttattgccgggcactcagcccatttctattccaccatatcgtatgtccCCAGCGGAGCTAAAGgtgttaaaggagcagttgcaagatttgcttgataggGTTTCATTTGGCCTAGAGTATCGACGTGAGGTGtcccggtcttgtttgtgaagaaaaaggatagttctatgcgcatatgtattgattatcgatagTTAACAAGGctacaatgaagaacatgtatccattgtcatgcattgatgacctatttgatcaactacagggtgctagggtgttctccattattgatttgcggtcaggttatcatcagctaaagattcgggatccagatattccgaagactgcctataggacttgatatggtcactacgagttcctcgtgatgttatttgggctgaccaatgccctagcagcatttatgcacctggtgaacagtgtattccaaccttatcttgattcatttgtctttgtgtttattgatgacatcttggtatactcccacagtcgggaagatcatgagcaacacttgaggatcgtgctccaaatcttgagagagaagaagttatatgcaaagttctcaaagtgtgaattctggcttgattcggtggcatttttgggtcatgtggtgtcgagtgaggggatcaaggtagatccgaagaagattgaagaggtttagagttggcccagaccatcttcaactactaagatctggagtttccttggtttggccgggtattattaTCGTTTTGtatagggtttctcatctatttttgtacctatgaccagattgacccaaaagggtgctccatttagatggaccgaggagtgtgaggagatcttccaaaagctcaagactgctttgactacatcccagtattggtgttgcctacgggctcggggtcttatactatgtattgtgatgtatcacgtgttggccttggcgcgttgttgatgcaagacggtaggatAATTGCCTACGTGTCTCAACAGctaaagacccatgagaagaactatccagtcTAGGACTTGGGGTTGGCAGCCAcagttcatgcattgaagatctggcggcattatttgtacgatgttccttgtgaggtccttaccgaccaccagagtctacaatatctgttcaaacagaaagatcttaacttgcgacagcggaggtggttagagttacttaaggactatgatatcaccattctatatcatcctggaaaggccaatgtggtggtcgatgccttgagtcaaaagGCAGAGAGTTTGTGTAGTTTAGCATACCTACCGATGGCAGAGAGGACATTAGCATTAgaggttcaggccttagccaaccagtttgttagattggatatttcggagcctagtcgagttcttgcatgtgtagtttctcggtcttctctttatgattgtatcaaagagcgtcagtatgatgacccccatttgcttgtcctcaaggacacggtttagcacggCAATGCCAATGAGGTTACTACTGGGGATGATAGTGTGTTACGGATGCACGGccagttatgtgtgcccaatgtggatggtttgcgtgaggtgattcttcaggaggcccacagttcgcgatactccattcatccgggtaccgctaagatgtattaggacttgaggcagtactattggtgaatgaggatgaagaaggacatagtggagtatgtatctcggtgcctaaattgtcaacaggtgaagtatgagcatcagcgaccaggtggtttgcttcagcggCTTGAGATTCTTGAGTGAAAAAATGAGCGTGTCActatggacttcattgttggCCTCCCACAAACTCAGAAGAAGTTTGACGCggtatgggtgattatggacaggttgaccaagtcgacttatttcattccggtagtgactaccgattcttcagagcagctggctcagatttatatccgttagattgtccgacttcatggaaTACCGGTATCcgttatctctgaccggggtacgcagttaaCATCACATTTCTAGAAagttgtacagtgtgagttaggcacacgggttgagttgagtacaatatttcaccccgAGATGGACGGACAATCTGAGTGCACCATTCAtatatttgaggatatgcttcacgcttgcattatggatttcgagggttcttgggatcagttcttaccacttatggagtttgcctacaataacaactaccagtcaagtattcagaattcagatggctccgaatgaggctctatatggtaggcggtgccgttC
Encoded proteins:
- the LOC138907985 gene encoding uncharacterized protein, with the translated sequence MVPVFHRDASVFFDPRSTYSYVSSYFAPYLDASRDSLSSPIYVSTPVGDSIIVDRVYRSSLVAIVGFETKVDILLLSMVDFDVILGMDWLSPYHAILDFHATTLTLGMPVLPQLERRGALDYFPNMVVSFLKAQRMVEKGCDAYLAYVRDTSVDTPTVESVLVVRDFPDIFIVDLSGMPPDKDIDFGIDLLPGTQPISIPPYRMSPAELKVLKEQLQDLLDRVSFGLEYRREVSRSCL